The stretch of DNA GAACTGACACCAAACATCTGACCGATCCGTCTGAGCGCGCTCAGTGGCGTCCAGCTGAGGGGCGTGGCCTTGGCACGTCACATGTGTGAGTGGGAGCTGAAGAGAGCTGAAGCGTCGGTTAAGAGGAACGCCACTTCAACCTCATCCAGTCCGTCACAGAGACAAATCCCAACAGATCACACCTGAGCCGGACCACAGGAGGTCGAGGCGTCACTGGGGTGAAGTCAAAGCCTTGAAAGGAGGTCTCTTGTGTCAGAGAAGGATCAGAGCTGAAAAGTCAATGGATGACGTTGCCATGGTGTTTCaggtggttgccatggtgatgtcACTGgtcactgccacacacacacaatcacagaatGAAATGAGGACTGACTTCAGTAACCTGGGaggtcaccatggcaacagatgCTGCAGACTAGACGTGGTTTGGTCACTAACAGACGATCCTCTGCAGGTCCTCCTCACACTGAAGCTGGTTTCATATCATTTGTTGTTCTCACTGGGTGTGTAATCACATTCACTTCAGTCTCTAACTATACTCAACATAATAAATACAATCATTCACAAAGACCATGTGACCTGCGTTCAGCCCAAGACCCTGATTAGAGCGTCCAAAGTCccacaccaacaccagcagctctaaaatccctgttttagtgaatgtagtctggtgtgtgtgctgtttgtggttaaaccaaaaggatcttccaggtctctctctgtagggatcctttccatgatgctgtcacacacttagaataacactctgagcctgtcagtggatcaaacaagctcttttagtggacctactgtgatcaggtgcagttgtcccaaaggatcacgttgcagccattgcagcccgtttggtggctgctggctgaggtgatctactggaccagttccaacacttttactacctaccagtcactcacacaccaggatgtggacagagaggaccagggggagaaacaggggagtgtcCCTTTAACATGTGTCTCTTGATCAATAAATACTCATTTACTCCGTTAGTGTAACTAAAGTGACATCACTGACTCCACCATTCCACCTTAAATCAGGAGTTTAAGGAGGTTTTGAAGGTTTAAAGCTCACTGACTCTGAGTTTGATTGTTCAGGTCTGGCTGTAGTTCTTCTGCGCCAGTCCTCACTTATCGATCATTTATCGATCGTTGAATGATAAATGATGTAAACACACCGCTAATGCTAACAGGCTGTTAGCCTCTTTAGCTTcttgtttctctgctgtttgttcaaTAAAGATTTTAGTTCaagcgcgcgcgcgcgcgcgcacacacacacacacacacacagacacacacacacacacacagacacagacacacacacacacacacacacagctagctGTAGCATCTGTTGTATTTCCCTCCGTTACAgaagctaacacacacacacacagctgacatgTTCTCTACATGTTCTCTACatgttctctcctctccagggTTCTGCTGAGGTTCTGCTTCTGTCGGACTTACATGAATCTCCTCCGCAGGCCACAGCTCAGCAGCTCCCCGGCTCGGCGGACTCTCTCCGGGATTCAAACCGTCGCCGCGCCGCTGCCTCGGAGCCTCCGGGCCTCAGGCGGACTCCTCATGGTCCGGGTTCGGATTCTGGGCTCTGCGGGCTCTCCGGGTTCTGTCGGTGCCGTCCGTGTCAGTCAGAAGTCACTGGGATCCAGTTCAGAGATCCAGCGGGGAGGACTGGGCTGATCACACTGGAAACCCCCTCCGCTGCTTCCGCCCAGGAAATCCCCCAGCTGCCCGGGGAGAGAGCGGCCACAGGGGGCGCTGTTTCCCGGGAGAGAGCGGCCACAGGGGGCGCTGTTTCCCGGGAGAGAGCGGCCACAGGGGGCGCTGTTTCCCGGGAGAGAGCGGCCACAGggggcacaaacaaacaaccaaaatactaactaCAGTACTGATCAATCTGACTGACGCCGATCAGTCTGACTGGTGCTGATCAGTCTGACTGGTGCTGATCAATCTGACTGGTGCCGATCAATCTGACTGATGCCGATCAATCTGACTGGTGCCGATCAGGCTGACCGGTGCCGATCAATCTGACCGGTGCCGATCAGGCTGACCGGTGCCGATCAATCTGACCGGTGCCGATCAGTCTGACCGGTGCCGATCAGGCTGAACGGTGCCGATCAATCTGACCGGTGCCGATCAATCTGACCGGTGCCGATCAGTCTGACCGGTGCCGATCAATCTGACCGGTGCCGATCAATCTGACCGGTGCCGATCAGGCTGACCGGTGCCGATCAATCTGACCGGTGCCGATCAGGCTGACCGGTGCCGATCAATCTGACCGGTGCCGATCAATCTGACCGGTGCCGATCAGTCTGACCGGTGCCGATCAATCTGACCGGTGCCGATCAATCTGATCGGTGCTGATCAGTCTGGTCGCAGGTAAAAACATAACAGTTAAGATGTGAATAGCAACATGAAGCAGCAGGATGTGTACCAATACACAGAACTCAGAACCTCAGTGAGCAGCAGGGGGCGCCGTTACATTTCTCAAATGCTTCAATGATGAAGTGAAACAAGTTCAGTTTGAGCTCATCTGTAATAACCATGAACAATGataaataactttattgataACAGAAATAAACCTTGTTCTTTCACTGTATAAATACAGTTTTCTGTTACCTGATGCTCATCTGGAGGTTCTGGGTTtcttctgagctgctctttatggaaagagaaagaacgCTATGAACTGGCTGTATATTAATTAataagactgattgattgatcggTCAAATGGAGTTCAGGTCATTCGGTCACTGTCCGTTAAACACGGTGTGTCCCGTTTTAGTTTGGgtgtgaaaaaagagaagaaacacactCATTTATTAATTAACTTTGGTTTTATTGACTCCTTTAAAAAGGTCCTAAAATCCCCAATACAGGATGACATCATCAAGACAGGACACGCACCCTACCTGAATGACATCATCCAACATGGCTGCTTCAGTATCCCCCCCCTCCCtaccccacccacacacacacagaaagaagagTAAACGATTCAAATGTGAAACTTTATTCAAACTGAAACCTGAGAAACCAAAACAGGTCCCACCCACTCTGACTGACAGGCAAGGTCTGatttctgattggtccagagaGCAGTGATGACAGACACAAACCTTagacctgaccaatcagaatccaACAAACACCCTCAGAAATATAAATGGATGACATCATAAAACCAGGGTTGGTGGGGGGTCTCAGGAGGCCAGAGGCTTCTGGGAGTCCACCGGAGAGGACGAGTCCTGCAGCAGAGACGGGAAACAAGAGAGATGTTAACTCTGACTAGTTAACTCTGACTAGTTAACTCTGACTAGTTAACTCTGACCTGAACCTTCATCCTGATAAAACATCTCATGTTCCCTACAGAGAGGATGATCCTAGACATCACATGACTCGCAGGTAGAAGTCACCACATCATTACAACAAAAGCACCTGACCACTGCAGACACAGGGAATGCTGAGATCTGAAGTGAGCATCAAAACTTCTcacctcttttgtttccttgacctcctcctcctcctcctcggcagGACACACCTCCATCTTGTCGTCCTCTCCGACTCCTCCATGTCCCCCCTCCATCCCGTGTTCAGCCTCCCACTCCAGAAGGACCTCATCCAGATTAAACCTCCGTCTGTAGTTCACCAGGAAGTTCTTCACCTGAACCACCGACTTGTTACCAATCACATCGGAGATCGCCTGGAAGTCCCGCCCATACTTCCTGATGGCTGCGTTTCAttggatgagaggaagagagtcaCCGACCAATCGCTAATTAAAGTAATCAAAGTTTAGGTAGTCCAGGTGTGTTCGTCTCGGTCCACCTGGTTACAGGTAACTCAGGTGTTACCTTGTACGGCGAGCAGCTGTTCCTCTGTGGTCCAACGAGTGTTAAATTTCTGATTcacctgaaacaaaaacatcGACAGACGGTTGTCGTGTGATGCTGCGTTGTCGTGTGATGCTGCGTTGTCGTGTGATGCTGCGTTGCCACGGTTACCTCTGGTTGTCTGAACTCGTCGACTCCTGAGCTGATTTTGTCCTTCAGAGCGCTGTTAGACTGTTTGATGGTCTGAatctgaaacagagagagagagtcaggtggtcagacagacaggtgatcagacagacagacaggaggtcacactgacagacaggtgaTCAGAAAGACaggtgatcagacagacagacaggaggtcagagagacaggtgatcagacagacagacaggaggtcacactgacagacaggaggtcagagagacagacaggaggtcagacatacagacagacaggtggtcagagagacagacaggaggtcagagagacagacaggtggtcagagagacagacaggtggtcagagagacaggtgatcagacagacagacaggaggtcacactgacagacaggtgaTCAGGAAGACaggtgatcagacagacagacaggaggtcagactgacagacaggaggtcagagagacagacaggaggtcagacagacagacaggaggtcagactgacagacaggtggtcagagagactgacagacaggaggtcagacagacagatgatcagacagacagatgatcgtacagacagacaggtacagaccTGTCTCTTGATGGACACCAGCTGACTGTCGAGCTGCCTGATGAGTCCCTGAGGAGACGAAGACGAGAGCAAAACGACGTCCTGCTGATTCAGAAACATTCCTCTGGGGGGGCGTTTCCTCAGCCGCTGGGACGCCTTCCCACCTGgctacagggagagagagagacaggtcagccacagggagggggagagagagagagggagagacaggtcagctacagggagagagggagacaggtcagccacagggagagagagagacaggtcagccacagggagagagagagagagagagagagggagggacaggtcagctacagggagagagagagagagagagacaggtcagctacagggagagggagagagagagagagagagagagagagagacaggtcagccacagggagagagagacaggtcagctacagggagggagagagagagagagagggagagacaggtcagccacagggagagagagagagagagagagggagagacaggtcagctacagggagagagagagacaggtcagctacagggagggagagagagagagagagagggagagacaggtcagctacagggagagagggagacaggtcagcttcagggagagagagagacaggtcagccacagggagggagagagagagagagagagagagagagagacaggtcagctacagggagagagagagagggagagagacaggtcagccacagggagagagagagagagagagagagagggagagacaggtcagctacagggagagagagagacaggtcagctacagggagggagagagagagagggagagacaggtcagctacagggagagggggagacaggtcagctacagggagagagagagacaggtcagccacagggagggagagagagagagagagagagagagagagagagagagagagagagagagagagagagagacaggtcagctacagggagagagagagagggagagagacaggtcagccacagggagagagacaggcaggtcaGCTAccgagagagacagacaggtcagccacagggagaaagagacagacgggtcagcTAAAGGGAGACAGACGAGTACAGGTGTTGTTACCTTTAGTCCAGAAACAGGTTTAGACTCTGATGTCTCCAATCCAGAACTCACCTAAGAACCAGTCAgtaaaaaaacagtaaacagcAATCAGTAATCAGCCAGTAACCAGTCAGTAATCAGCCAGTAAACAGCCAGTAACCAGTCAGTAATCAGCCAGTAAACAGCCAGTAACCAGTCAGTAATCAGCCAGTAAACAGTCAACAATCAGCCAGTAATCAGCCAGTAAACAGTCAGTAACCAGTCAGTAATCAGCCAGTAAACAGCCAGTAACAGTCAGTAAACAGTAAGTAATCAGCCAGTAAACAGTCAGTAATCAGCCAGTAAACAGCCAGTAATCAGTCAGTAAACAGTCAGTAATCAGCCAGCAATAAGTCAGCAAACAGTCAGTAATCAGCCAGTAAACAGTCAGTAAtcaaacagtaaacagtaatcAGCCAGTAAACAGTCAGCAATCAGTCAGCAATCAGCCAGTAAACAGCCAGTAATCAGTCAGTAAACAGTCAGTAATCAGCCAGCAATAAGCCAGTAAACAGCCAGTAATCAGCCAGTAAACAGTCAGTAATCAGCCAGTAAACAGTCAGCAATCAGCCAGTAAACAGTCAGCAATCAGCCAGTAAACAGTCAGTAATCAgtcagtaaacagtaaacagtcagTAAAGTCGTTCACCTCCTTCTTGCTGTCCTTCTTTGGGTCGAGCTCGGAGTCGCTTGGAGGATTCATGTTTCCATCTTCGGCGTCATCGTCACTGAAACAGTTTCAATCAGTCTCAGAATCAGATTTCAGCAGTAACATCACACGCTGTTCACACCTGAGTTCACCTGTGGGGGGGCACACCTGGACATGTCATCACTCATCTTACCTGCACAGTCAGTAACACGCTGCTCCACAACAATCACACATGGGATCATGAACCAAAGATTCAGGATCAGAGTCGTTACTGTACAAAACAACGTACCAgccaaaaaccaaaaccaccGAAGATCTGAGTGAAAAACTGAAAGCACAGGCAGCTCATAATGTGGATCAGTGGTGTGTTTGGCCCCCACGTGTCTGTCTGCACTCCAGACAACGTCTGGGCTCCAGGAGGAACCAGAAGGAACCAGGGCCCACTGCACAAAGGGAAAAGCCtccccagaccatcactgacccTCCACCAAACCGGTCATGTTGGATGATGTTGGAGGCAGCATAACGTTCACCACAGCAGATTACCTGTAGGATTACCTGCAGTGTTACCTGTAGGATTACCTGCAGGATTACTTGTAGGATTACCTGCAGTGTTACCTGTAGGATTACCTGCAGGATTACTTGTAGGATTACCTGCAGTGTTACCTGTAGGATTACCTGCAGTGTTACCTGTAGGATTACCTGCAGGATTACTTGTAGGATTACCTGCAGTGTTACCTGTAGGATTACCTGCAGGATTACTTGTAGGATTACCTGCAGTGTTACCTGTAGGATTACCTGCAGTGTTACCTGTAGGATTACCTGCAGGATTACTTGTAGGATTACCTGCAGTGTTACCTGTAGGATTACCTGCAGGATTACTTGTAGGATTACCTGCAGTATTACCTGCAGGATTACTTGTAGGATTACCTGCAGTATTACCTGCAGGATTACTTGTAGGATTACCTTCAGTGTTACCTGTAGGATTACCTGCAGTGTTACCTGCAGGATTACCTGCAGTGTTACCTGTAGGATTACCTGCAGTGTTACTTGTAGGATTACCTGCAGGATTACCTGCAGTGTTACCTGTAGGGTTACCTGTAACCTGCTTGCAGCTCACCTGTCATCTCGCTCTCTCTTGTGCTTTCGAGTCTGTCGGTCCATCAGACTTGTTTTACTGCGACTCTTCTTCCAGGAGTAATAAAACCGGACCAGACTGGCCATCGACTTATCAGGTAACTatggacagaaagacaaagaaagtctGCACTGGCcccactgtgtgtctgcactggccccactgtgtgtctgcactggtcccactgtgtgtctgcactggtCCCACTCTGTGTCTGCACTGGCCCCCCACTGTGTCTGCACTGGCCCCACTCTGTGTCTGCACTGGCCCCCCACTGTGTCTGCACTGTTTCGTACCATCTGCTGGATGCGGTGGAAGCTCTTGCCGTGGAAGCTGAAGGCCTGTTCGAACAGGACTCGGTCCTCCACCGTCCACTCATCAGGAAACGGAGTGAAGTTTGGAAGATCAGCCAGAGATTTCTCTACGTTATGTTTGTGCCAGAAGAGCATCCCCAGAGCCtggagacaggtagagagacaggtgagagagacaggtgacagagaaagacaggtgagagagagagagagaaatgtagaGACAGGTGGGAGAGACAGATGTCTCTCTATctgacctgcctgtctgtctctctcaggggGACAGACAGACGTGTACCTGCTCCATGTTGTATCCGTGTTTCTCCTTGGCGATGGACACGTACTCgtccactgaaacacaaacagactgtcACCATGGTTGCCGGCAGCCTCTGTCCGCTCGGTGTTAAACGTGCTGTTTCTTACACTGAGTCTGGTTCAGACGGCTGCTGGGGATCCACACCAACATCCCCAGGTTTTCCCTGAGCTGGGCCGCCCGGGCTGCCTCTGACAACATACACATCATCTTAATAACACAGTCCGCCAGTACAACAGCTTTAAAGGGTCattccactgtttctacccatgatcctctgtgtccacatcctggtgtgtgagtgactggtaggtagtaaaagtgttggaactggtccagtagatcacctcagccagcagccaccaaacgggctgcaatggctgcaacgtgatcctttgggacaactgcacctgatcacagtaggtccactaaaagagcttgtctgatccactgacaggctcagagtgttattctaagtgtgtgacagcatcatggaaaggatccctacagagagagacctggaagatccttttggtttaaccacaaacagcacacacaccagactacattcactaaaacagggattttagagctgctgctctgctgctgcctcagtctggTAGTTTGTgatactttggtgttttaaagggtttgtttggatccaacataatattactctaacactcacacaacacTTGAATAAATCAGTTACAGAGGTCTGATAACTACTTAGTTACGGACTTAACCAGTTACTTAAGGACTGTTAACTAGTATTTCAATGCTCGTGTTGTTCGAGGCTACCACCCAGCCTACCGAGCCGTGTTTAGAGTCTTACCCGGGTCAAACTCCGGAACCACGGCCTGATATTGCGGTCCAACGCGCATCCCACCTCCGCCTgaacacacacggacacacagtAGTCCTCAGTAGTAGTATTCTGAACTAGTACTCAGCAGTACTCGGCTGTAGTGCAGTGACCGAGGCTACCCACCATGCTCCTCGTCGCTGCTGGAGCCTGAACTTCCCTCTTCCCAGCAGCTGTTGGTGCTGGTTCCATTACCGGACAAACTCTTACCGCCGGGGTTAGCTGCTGCTCCGGGgccgctgctgccgctgcccGCCGGGGCTCTGCCCCTCCGCTTCCCCGGAGCCTCCGGGTTTCTTTCCAGCATCGCAGGCATCACGAGCACGGAGGCAACTCGGGCTAACTGTTAGCCGCTAACTCAGGCTAatagttagctagttagcttagctgcCCTGCTAAGAGTATCGGGCCGGCTGACTACCCTGGGGGCTAAGCTAAGCGTTGAGTCCGGGGGGCGGCGGGAGGTTCCGGGCTGAAACGGACACTCGGAGGAGGAACAGACCTGCGTGATGAAAGCTAACTGGAGCTAAACGAGCTCCGGCAGAAAGATGCCAACAGTCACCCGAGACCGGAGCTGCTGCCGCGGCACACCGAGCCCGAAAGTTACGGAACAACCAGAAGGAACCGGACCGGCACCGACAGAGACCCCCCAGAGACCGGAAGTACCgatcacaacacacagaaacccGATCAGGGACCAAACAGTCCGAGACTGATCGATCACacagggggggaggagggggaggaggaggagaaggaagaggaggaggaggaggaggaggagtgtgtggtcacacattaaaacatgaaataatcaAACCTTCATCAACAGTGAACACATTAACACCAGAGACAGATTATCGATCATCAGAGCCCTGATCAGTGTGATCTCTGCTTCCAATCACATCAGCTCGCTTTAAAGGaccctgtgtcctgtgtgacgtcagcaTGGACCGTCAGTCCTGTGTGATGTCATCCAGgtctctttgtttttaatttgagtgTGTTTACGTCTGtaaacctgctgctggaggaggagagagaggaggaggaggaggagagagagaggaggaggaggagggggaggagagcgaggaggaggaggagagagagagaggaggaggaggaggaggaggagagagaggaggaggagggggaggagagcgaggaggaggagggggaggagagcgaggaggaggaggagagagagagaggaggaggaggaagaggaaaacacaggaagaggaggaggaggaagaggaaaacacaggaagaggaggaggaaagagtaggaggaggagagaggaagatgagagaggaggaggaggagagaggaagagagaggaggaggaggaggaggatgagagagagaggaggaggaggaggaggaggagggggaggagagcaaggaggaggaggagagagagagaggaggaggaggaagaggaaaacacaggaagaggaggaggaaagaggaggaggaggagagaggaagatgagagaggaggaggaggagagaggaagaggaggaggaggaagaagacacctgtaaacacacacacacacacacacacacctgaacacaacacacacacacacacacacacacacacacacacacctgaacacaacacacacacacacacacacacacacacacacacctgaacatacacacttgaacacacacacacccgaacacacacacacacacacacacacacacacacacatacctgaacacaacacacacacctgaacacacgcacacatgaacacacaccttaacacacacacacacacctgaacacacacacacttgaacacacacacacctgaacacacacacacacaccttaacacacacacacctgaacacacacacacacacacctgaacatacacacttgaacacacacacacacctgaacacacacacacaccttaacacacacacacacacacctgaacacacacacacacacctgaacatacacaattgaacacacacacacacctgaacacacacaccttaacacacacacctgaacacacacacatcgtaaGCAGGTTGTAAGTAGAGcttcaaaatgcaaaaagaagaaacaggctGTTCGTCAGCTGATCAAAAGTTTAAGACCAAGGCCTTAAAAACCCCACAACAGAAGTGAAAGTGTGAGAGgagacttagacttcttttattaaAGGAGGACTCGTAGTGAGCAGCCCCACCGTCCTTGTTGATGTGAGTGTTTCCAGGAGGTGAAGATGGCTTCACGAAGGGCATCCATGGTCTGGAACAGACGTCCGCTCACCATCCATCCCTCAACGTTCTCAATGAGATTTAGACCAGGGGAACACGCAGGATGGTCCAAAAGAAACGTTATTGTCCTGGAAGAAGTCCTTCATCAGGCGGCCGTTGTGAACTGCAGCGTTGTCCTGATGAAAGACCCAGTTACCTCACAGGCGAGGGCCCTCGGTCAAGAGGGATGCCCGCTGCAGCATCTCCACATAGC from Pempheris klunzingeri isolate RE-2024b chromosome 13, fPemKlu1.hap1, whole genome shotgun sequence encodes:
- the rcor1 gene encoding REST corepressor 1; the encoded protein is MPAMLERNPEAPGKRRGRAPAGSGSSGPGAAANPGGKSLSGNGTSTNSCWEEGSSGSSSDEEHGGGGMRVGPQYQAVVPEFDPEAARAAQLRENLGMLVWIPSSRLNQTQLDEYVSIAKEKHGYNMEQALGMLFWHKHNVEKSLADLPNFTPFPDEWTVEDRVLFEQAFSFHGKSFHRIQQMLPDKSMASLVRFYYSWKKSRSKTSLMDRQTRKHKRERDDSDDDAEDGNMNPPSDSELDPKKDSKKEVSSGLETSESKPVSGLKPGGKASQRLRKRPPRGMFLNQQDVVLLSSSSPQGLIRQLDSQLVSIKRQIQTIKQSNSALKDKISSGVDEFRQPEVNQKFNTRWTTEEQLLAVQAIRKYGRDFQAISDVIGNKSVVQVKNFLVNYRRRFNLDEVLLEWEAEHGMEGGHGGVGEDDKMEVCPAEEEEEEVKETKEDSSSPVDSQKPLAS